One genomic window of Azospirillum sp. TSH58 includes the following:
- a CDS encoding ABC transporter permease subunit, protein MHGPAGTDSRTDPHWRDGPWQKAGQRLTAHRPAAAGLTVLAALMLAVAAGLVAGGGPVGAALAAGHQSLTFALFAGLGGAVLGLLWGAAAVALGERAERAMMAPAAALTGLPLALALPLAGGLLGPERGLAPMAVVTALVAAPAVAVIARDELRALLRREFLSAAQAAGMSNGRRLRRHILPNAVLPLAAAAWTALARALLTESLASLLGLGLPEGVTGWGTAIGAAARAGDAAALAGPALLLALTLWALHGVGDGMRLAFSATAGGRR, encoded by the coding sequence ATGCACGGACCCGCCGGCACCGACTCCCGCACCGATCCACACTGGCGCGACGGCCCCTGGCAGAAGGCCGGGCAGCGGCTGACCGCGCACCGGCCCGCCGCGGCGGGACTGACCGTTCTGGCGGCGCTGATGCTGGCGGTCGCCGCCGGCCTCGTCGCCGGGGGCGGTCCGGTGGGGGCGGCGCTGGCCGCCGGGCACCAGAGCCTGACCTTCGCGCTGTTCGCCGGGCTGGGCGGGGCCGTCCTCGGCCTGCTCTGGGGGGCCGCCGCGGTGGCCCTGGGCGAGCGGGCGGAGCGGGCCATGATGGCGCCCGCCGCCGCGCTGACCGGCCTGCCCCTGGCGCTGGCCCTGCCGCTGGCCGGCGGGCTGCTGGGCCCGGAGCGCGGGCTGGCGCCGATGGCCGTGGTGACCGCCCTGGTCGCCGCCCCGGCGGTGGCCGTCATCGCGCGGGACGAGCTGCGCGCCCTGCTGCGGCGGGAGTTCCTGAGCGCCGCCCAGGCCGCCGGGATGTCCAACGGGCGCCGGCTGCGCCGCCACATCCTGCCCAACGCCGTCCTGCCGCTCGCCGCGGCGGCCTGGACGGCCCTTGCCCGCGCCCTGCTGACGGAAAGCCTCGCCAGCCTGCTCGGCCTCGGCCTGCCGGAGGGGGTGACCGGCTGGGGAACCGCCATCGGCGCGGCGGCGCGGGCGGGCGACGCGGCGGCGCTGGCCGGACCGGCGCTGCTGCTGGCGCTGACCCTGTGGGCGCTGCACGGGGTGGGCGACGGGATGCGGCTGGCCTTCTCCGCGACCGCGGGAGGACGGCGGTGA
- a CDS encoding mechanosensitive ion channel domain-containing protein yields the protein MLRARTRLTVPCMGALAVLLLLLAGLAAPSLAAGPVPGAAMPAPAAAAPAEPAASPDPTPEQMQAMITTLEDPAARARLVEQLKALVAAQRGLDQAKAEEAPAASTLPETIGASALSFLAERMDVLSRQLVQVGNVFKELPGAIEWANRQMVDPSARDRWVQIAIQLTMILTAGLAIQRVVGWLLARPRNALAARRGSTVLVRFPLLLGRALLELAPIAAFIVVAYAILSVSEPGPRVRLVALAVINATVILQILLVAARILISPFASSLRMVRVGDANALRLYRWVRRLAAVGVYGYFLAEGAYVLGLPLGAYGALLKLLGLAIAGMLIALILQNRRIVADWMHGNPLSGDGDPAATAERESEGQGAVLRSARRRFADVWHVLAIIYVVVTFGVWVLNVYGGFEYLARATGITILVAVIARLLVNGINRGLRRGLRMVPESQGALPPLKDRASLYLPFLHRMVKTVIWVGAAMMILYGWGFDTLAWTDTQLGQRILRSTITIGLLLVGSIIAWEVVSAMIERFLASTDRNGTRIERSARVRTLLPLLRNAFLIVLVTMVSLITLSELGVNIAPLLAGAGVVGLAVGFGSQTLVKDIITGLFILFEDSISIGDVVDVGGGHSGVVEAISIRSIRLRDGSGAIHTVPFNSVSTVKNMSKDFSYALFEVRVAYREDPDRVIELLKDVGNGLQADALFAPDIMAPLEVMGLDKFQPDSTQLITARFKTRPTKQWGVSREFNRRMKKRFDELGVEVPTGSMQLIVGGNHPDRALAEALSQGS from the coding sequence ATGCTTCGCGCACGCACCCGGTTGACGGTCCCCTGCATGGGCGCACTCGCCGTCCTTCTGCTGCTTCTCGCCGGCCTCGCCGCGCCGTCGCTGGCCGCCGGCCCCGTTCCGGGGGCCGCCATGCCGGCCCCCGCCGCCGCGGCCCCCGCGGAACCCGCCGCCTCGCCCGATCCGACGCCCGAGCAGATGCAGGCGATGATCACGACGCTGGAGGACCCGGCGGCCCGCGCCCGGCTGGTCGAGCAGCTGAAGGCGCTGGTCGCCGCGCAGAGGGGGCTGGATCAGGCCAAGGCCGAGGAGGCCCCGGCCGCCAGCACCCTGCCCGAGACCATCGGCGCCAGCGCCCTGTCCTTCCTGGCCGAGCGCATGGACGTGCTGAGCCGCCAGCTCGTCCAGGTCGGCAACGTCTTCAAGGAGCTGCCCGGCGCCATCGAGTGGGCGAACCGGCAGATGGTCGACCCGTCTGCCCGAGACCGCTGGGTGCAGATCGCCATCCAGCTGACGATGATCCTGACCGCCGGTCTGGCGATCCAGCGCGTCGTCGGCTGGCTGCTCGCCCGCCCGCGCAACGCCCTGGCCGCCCGCCGGGGCAGCACGGTGCTGGTGCGCTTTCCGCTGCTGCTCGGCCGCGCGCTGCTGGAGCTGGCGCCCATCGCCGCCTTCATCGTCGTCGCCTACGCCATCCTGTCGGTCAGCGAGCCGGGGCCGCGCGTCCGGCTGGTCGCCCTGGCCGTCATCAACGCCACCGTCATCCTGCAGATCCTGCTGGTCGCCGCCCGCATCCTGATCTCGCCCTTCGCATCCTCCCTGCGGATGGTGCGGGTGGGCGACGCCAACGCGCTGCGCCTCTACCGCTGGGTCCGCCGGCTGGCCGCGGTCGGCGTCTACGGCTATTTCCTGGCGGAGGGCGCCTATGTGCTGGGCCTGCCGCTCGGCGCCTACGGCGCGCTGCTGAAGCTGCTGGGGCTGGCGATCGCCGGCATGCTGATCGCGCTGATCCTGCAGAACCGCCGCATCGTCGCCGACTGGATGCACGGCAACCCGCTGTCCGGCGACGGCGACCCGGCGGCCACCGCGGAACGCGAGTCGGAGGGCCAGGGCGCCGTCCTGCGCTCCGCCCGCCGCCGCTTCGCCGACGTCTGGCACGTTCTGGCGATCATCTACGTGGTGGTGACCTTCGGCGTCTGGGTGCTGAACGTCTATGGCGGGTTCGAGTATCTGGCCCGCGCCACCGGCATCACCATCCTGGTCGCGGTGATCGCCCGGCTGCTGGTCAACGGCATCAACCGCGGCCTGCGCCGCGGCCTGCGCATGGTCCCGGAAAGCCAGGGCGCCCTGCCGCCGCTGAAGGACCGCGCCTCCCTCTACCTGCCCTTCCTGCACCGGATGGTGAAGACGGTCATCTGGGTCGGTGCTGCGATGATGATCCTCTACGGCTGGGGCTTCGACACGCTGGCCTGGACCGACACGCAACTCGGCCAGCGCATCCTGCGCAGCACGATCACCATCGGCCTGCTGCTCGTCGGCTCCATCATCGCCTGGGAGGTGGTCAGCGCGATGATCGAGCGCTTCCTCGCCTCCACCGACCGCAACGGCACGCGGATCGAGCGCAGCGCGCGGGTGCGCACCCTGCTGCCGCTGCTGCGCAACGCCTTCCTGATCGTCCTGGTCACCATGGTGTCGCTGATCACCCTGTCGGAGCTGGGCGTCAACATCGCGCCGCTGCTGGCCGGTGCCGGTGTGGTCGGTCTGGCCGTCGGTTTCGGCTCGCAGACCCTGGTCAAGGACATCATCACCGGCCTGTTCATCCTGTTCGAGGACAGCATCTCCATCGGCGACGTGGTCGATGTGGGCGGCGGCCATTCCGGCGTGGTGGAGGCCATCTCCATCCGCTCCATCCGGCTGCGCGACGGATCGGGCGCCATCCACACGGTGCCCTTCAACTCGGTCAGCACCGTCAAGAACATGTCGAAGGACTTCTCCTACGCCCTGTTCGAGGTGCGGGTCGCCTACCGCGAGGACCCCGACCGCGTGATCGAACTGCTGAAGGACGTCGGCAACGGCCTGCAGGCCGACGCCCTGTTCGCGCCCGACATCATGGCGCCGCTGGAGGTGATGGGCCTGGACAAGTTCCAGCCCGACTCGACCCAGCTCATCACCGCGCGCTTCAAGACGCGCCCGACCAAGCAGTGGGGCGTGTCGCGCGAGTTCAACCGCCGCATGAAGAAGCGCTTCGACGAGCTGGGGGTGGAGGTGCCGACCGGCTCCATGCAGCTCATCGTCGGCGGGAACCACCCCGACCGCGCGCTGGCCGAGGCGCTCAGCCAGGGCTCGTGA
- a CDS encoding ABC transporter permease: MTNLALAFRLARRELRGGLKGFRIFLACLTLGVAAIAAVNSVSGGVLAGLQADGRAILGGDVALRQIYAPPTDEQRAWLEQAGRLSQSVEMRAMARSTDDQRSTLVELKAVDDVYPLYGSVAIAPEGDLHTALANRDGRWGALVEDGLLDRLGLKTGDTLRLGEGEFAVRGVLTREPDRASNGAFSLGPRVMIGLPSLEGTGLLQPGSIVYWTAKLALPPGTDVAAWQTALTARFPDAGWRVRDFTNASPQIERFIDRMTLFLTLVGLTALLVGGVGVGNAVRSHLDSRARTIATLKCLGAPGDLVFQVYLLQILALSGLGILLGLLLGAVAPLGLGSLLDQVLPVPTRIGVYPGALALAALYGLLTALTFSLWPLGRAREVPAAAQFRDVVAPAGGRPRAVYLAAMALTVAALAGLAVATAHNKMFAAWFVGGSIATFIAFRLAAWLVVRGAAAAGRPRRPGLRLALANLHRPGNPTGAVVLSLGLGLTVLVAIALIEGNFSRRVNETIPKDAPSFFFVDIQPDQFEPLKQTLTALPGTSGFEAVPSLRGRIETVNGQPAEKALVNPEQSWVLSGDRGVTYSAKLPEHSEIVAGSWWPEDHKGAPLISIHQNVASAFGIGPGATMGVNILGRTIEATVSNVRAADFSTLAINFALVFAPGTLERAPQTWIATIRSTPQAEPEVQRSVLQRFPNVTLVRVKDALDTVGTMLGHIGTAVRVTAGITLAAGTLVLAGAVAAGHRRRVYDAVVLKVLGATRADVLKAFLLEYGLLGILTAAIAGVIGTITAWAVMTFLMRWEWTFLPSAVLTTALLSTAITLAFGFLGTWRALGQPSAPLLRND; this comes from the coding sequence ATGACCAACCTCGCCCTCGCCTTCCGTCTGGCCCGCCGCGAGCTGCGCGGGGGCTTGAAAGGCTTCCGCATCTTCCTGGCCTGCCTGACGCTCGGCGTCGCGGCCATCGCCGCGGTCAATTCGGTGTCCGGCGGCGTGCTGGCCGGTTTGCAGGCGGACGGGCGGGCGATCCTCGGCGGCGACGTCGCGCTGCGGCAGATCTACGCACCGCCGACCGACGAGCAGCGCGCCTGGCTGGAACAGGCCGGGCGCCTGTCGCAATCGGTGGAGATGCGCGCCATGGCCCGCTCCACCGACGACCAGCGGTCCACGCTGGTCGAGCTGAAGGCGGTGGACGACGTCTATCCGCTCTACGGGTCGGTGGCCATCGCGCCGGAGGGCGACCTGCACACGGCGCTGGCCAACCGCGACGGGCGCTGGGGCGCGCTGGTCGAGGACGGGCTGCTCGACCGGCTGGGGCTGAAGACCGGCGACACGCTGCGGCTGGGCGAGGGCGAGTTCGCCGTGCGCGGCGTCCTGACACGGGAACCGGACCGCGCCTCCAACGGCGCCTTCTCGCTGGGGCCGCGGGTGATGATCGGCCTGCCGTCGCTGGAGGGCACCGGCCTGCTCCAGCCCGGCAGCATCGTCTACTGGACCGCCAAGCTGGCCCTGCCGCCGGGCACCGACGTGGCGGCGTGGCAGACGGCGCTGACGGCGCGCTTCCCCGACGCCGGCTGGCGGGTCCGCGACTTCACCAACGCCTCCCCGCAGATCGAGCGCTTCATCGACCGCATGACGTTGTTCCTGACGCTGGTCGGGCTGACCGCCCTGCTGGTCGGCGGGGTGGGGGTGGGCAACGCGGTGCGCAGCCACCTCGATTCGCGCGCCCGCACCATCGCCACGCTGAAATGCTTGGGCGCGCCGGGCGATCTGGTCTTCCAGGTCTATCTGCTGCAGATCCTGGCGCTGTCGGGGCTGGGCATCCTGCTCGGGCTGCTGCTCGGCGCGGTGGCGCCGCTGGGGCTGGGGTCGCTGCTCGACCAGGTGCTGCCGGTCCCCACCCGGATCGGCGTCTACCCGGGCGCGCTGGCGCTCGCCGCGCTCTACGGGCTGCTGACCGCGCTGACCTTTTCGCTGTGGCCGCTGGGCCGGGCGCGGGAGGTGCCGGCGGCGGCGCAGTTCCGCGACGTGGTCGCCCCCGCCGGCGGCCGTCCGCGCGCCGTCTATCTGGCGGCGATGGCGCTGACCGTCGCGGCGCTGGCCGGGCTGGCCGTCGCCACCGCGCACAACAAGATGTTCGCCGCCTGGTTCGTCGGCGGCTCCATTGCCACCTTCATCGCCTTCCGCCTGGCCGCCTGGCTGGTGGTGCGCGGGGCCGCGGCGGCGGGGCGCCCGCGCCGTCCGGGGCTGCGTCTGGCGCTCGCCAACCTGCACCGGCCCGGCAACCCGACCGGGGCGGTGGTGCTGTCGCTCGGCCTCGGCCTGACGGTGCTGGTCGCCATCGCGCTGATCGAGGGCAACTTCTCCCGCCGGGTCAACGAGACGATCCCCAAGGACGCGCCCAGCTTCTTCTTCGTGGACATCCAGCCCGACCAGTTCGAGCCGCTGAAGCAGACTCTCACCGCCCTGCCCGGAACCAGCGGGTTCGAGGCGGTGCCGTCCTTGCGCGGGCGGATCGAGACGGTGAACGGCCAGCCGGCGGAGAAGGCGCTGGTCAACCCCGAGCAGTCCTGGGTGCTGTCCGGCGATCGTGGCGTGACCTATTCCGCCAAGCTGCCCGAGCATTCGGAGATCGTCGCCGGCTCCTGGTGGCCGGAGGACCACAAGGGGGCGCCGCTGATCTCCATCCACCAGAACGTGGCGAGCGCCTTCGGCATCGGCCCCGGCGCGACCATGGGAGTCAACATCCTGGGCCGCACCATCGAGGCGACGGTGAGCAACGTGCGCGCCGCCGACTTCTCGACGCTGGCCATCAATTTCGCCCTGGTCTTCGCGCCGGGCACGCTGGAGCGCGCGCCGCAGACCTGGATCGCCACCATCCGCAGCACGCCGCAGGCGGAGCCGGAGGTGCAGCGCTCCGTTTTGCAGCGCTTCCCCAACGTCACTCTGGTCCGGGTGAAGGACGCGCTGGACACGGTGGGCACCATGCTGGGCCACATCGGCACGGCGGTGCGCGTCACCGCCGGGATCACGCTGGCCGCCGGCACGCTGGTGCTGGCCGGCGCGGTCGCCGCCGGGCACCGCCGCCGGGTCTACGACGCGGTGGTGCTGAAGGTGCTGGGCGCCACGCGGGCCGACGTGCTGAAGGCGTTCCTGCTGGAATACGGGCTGCTCGGCATCCTGACCGCGGCCATCGCCGGGGTCATCGGCACCATCACGGCCTGGGCGGTGATGACCTTCCTGATGCGCTGGGAGTGGACCTTCCTGCCGTCGGCGGTGCTGACCACGGCGCTGCTCAGCACGGCGATCACGCTGGCCTTCGGCTTCCTCGGGACGTGGCGGGCGCTCGGCCAGCCCTCCGCCCCGCTGCTGCGCAACGACTGA
- a CDS encoding oligopeptide/dipeptide ABC transporter ATP-binding protein, whose amino-acid sequence MTGADVIGPDGGAPLRVEGLSLLTGRDILLDRLSFAVEAGTVLTLSGGAGAGKTLLLRALAGLPPKGVTVLGDIRIRGRRLLVTQDGALDPLRTIGAQFVELLGRQSGLDERTALRRAAEALERFQVPAAARRLALHPQELGEAMRWRAALALAMAAQPALLLADAPAAALDPTQRVRLLSDLAAWTREAGTALLLTGRPQPDPALTGPADRRLVLAQGRLEAPEEVPVPAPPPVEPAPSGPPVLSVRDLRVAFPLGRGWRGEERWLTVVDGLSIDLAEGETLALLGETGSGKSVLARAILRLVPPVGGQVSWLGTDLAAAPPEAMRRARRDLQILFPDPLAAFDPLMTIGAQLAATLELLLPPRSAGRSATDRAARLAEALEEVGLPAAVLDLYPGALRPAEAARAGLARALLPEPRLLVCDEPAATLDGAERADFLALLRAIRRRRRLALLYATQDAAEGLRIGRRALVLLLGRIVESADSAVLAAGARHPYSRALIAASRLARPALHGDPPSPLRPPTGCVLRLRCPLAHDGCAQVPPTLDPVAPGHRVACHVAQDDAQDGAQVGGQAP is encoded by the coding sequence GTGACCGGAGCGGACGTGATCGGGCCGGACGGCGGCGCGCCGCTGCGGGTGGAGGGTCTGTCCCTCCTGACCGGCCGCGACATCCTGCTCGACCGGCTGAGCTTCGCCGTCGAGGCCGGCACGGTGCTGACCCTGTCGGGCGGCGCCGGGGCGGGCAAGACGCTGCTGCTGCGCGCGCTGGCCGGGCTGCCCCCGAAGGGCGTCACGGTGCTGGGGGACATCCGGATCCGGGGGCGGCGCCTCCTGGTCACCCAGGACGGCGCCCTGGACCCGCTTCGCACGATCGGCGCCCAGTTCGTGGAGTTGCTGGGCCGTCAGTCGGGGCTGGACGAGCGAACCGCCCTGCGCCGCGCCGCCGAGGCGCTGGAGCGCTTCCAGGTGCCCGCCGCCGCGCGCCGGCTGGCGCTCCATCCGCAAGAGCTGGGCGAGGCGATGCGCTGGCGGGCCGCGCTGGCGCTGGCCATGGCGGCGCAGCCGGCTCTGCTGCTCGCCGACGCCCCCGCCGCCGCGCTCGACCCCACCCAGCGCGTCCGCCTGCTGAGCGATCTCGCCGCCTGGACGCGCGAGGCCGGAACGGCGCTGCTGCTGACCGGGCGCCCGCAGCCCGACCCGGCGCTCACCGGTCCGGCCGACCGCCGGCTGGTCCTGGCCCAAGGTCGTCTGGAAGCGCCCGAGGAGGTCCCCGTCCCCGCCCCGCCCCCGGTCGAGCCCGCGCCCTCCGGCCCGCCCGTGCTGTCGGTGCGCGACCTGCGCGTCGCCTTCCCGCTGGGGCGGGGCTGGCGCGGCGAGGAACGCTGGCTGACCGTCGTGGACGGCCTGTCCATTGATTTGGCCGAGGGCGAGACGCTGGCCCTGCTCGGCGAGACGGGCAGCGGCAAGTCGGTGCTGGCCCGCGCCATCCTGCGGCTGGTGCCGCCGGTCGGGGGACAGGTGTCCTGGCTGGGGACCGACCTCGCCGCCGCCCCGCCGGAGGCGATGCGCCGGGCGCGGCGGGACCTGCAGATCCTCTTCCCCGATCCGCTGGCCGCCTTCGACCCGCTGATGACCATCGGCGCGCAGCTCGCCGCGACTCTGGAGTTGCTGCTTCCTCCGCGATCCGCCGGCCGATCAGCCACCGACCGCGCGGCGCGGCTGGCCGAGGCGCTGGAGGAGGTCGGTCTGCCGGCGGCGGTGCTCGACCTTTATCCCGGCGCGCTTCGTCCGGCGGAGGCGGCGCGCGCCGGGCTGGCCCGCGCCCTGCTGCCGGAGCCGCGCCTTCTGGTCTGCGACGAGCCGGCGGCGACGCTCGACGGGGCGGAGCGGGCGGACTTCCTGGCCCTGCTGCGGGCGATCCGGCGCCGCCGCCGGCTGGCCCTGCTCTACGCCACCCAGGACGCGGCGGAGGGCTTGCGGATCGGGCGGCGGGCGCTGGTGCTCCTGCTCGGCCGGATCGTCGAGTCGGCGGACAGCGCGGTTCTGGCCGCCGGGGCGCGGCACCCCTACAGCCGCGCGCTGATCGCGGCGTCCCGCCTGGCCCGCCCCGCCCTGCACGGCGATCCGCCCTCGCCCCTGCGCCCGCCGACCGGCTGCGTCCTGCGGCTGCGCTGCCCGCTCGCCCATGACGGCTGCGCCCAGGTTCCCCCGACGCTCGACCCCGTGGCGCCGGGCCACCGAGTCGCCTGCCATGTCGCCCAGGACGACGCGCAAGACGGCGCCCAGGTTGGTGGACAAGCCCCGTAA
- a CDS encoding VTT domain-containing protein — translation MPGRTCWRVERAERVGVIVDAEDYFALAKAAMRQARRSIYLTAWDFDARIRLTPQMRHPRRPDKLGNLLNWLAATRPDLTIHVLKWDFAELFDLARWSQPLFLRGWLSHPRLQYRLDGDHPAGACHHQKMLVIDDRLAFCGGLDITANRWDTRAHRADDPLRRQPDGTPYEPFHDVMMAVDGDAARALGDLFRERWRRATGCVLSPPAMDVLGGGGGVADGKRPRRLRLKARRAGPDSPDPWPQQLAPLLKGMPVGIARTEPGYNGRDEVREVEALYTAAIASAKRFIYMESQYFASVAVAEALKARLAEPDGPEVVVVNSARTSSWLENTVMLGARARLVKELREADRNGRFRFYIAKTESAKTGSVGITIHAKVMVVDDRLLRIGSANLNNRSMGLDTECDLALEAPHGRVEGKAEGREARQAIAGVRDDLIAEHLGVAPESVTAELRRSGSLIRTVEALRRPGGRTLEPLEDADPGLLAAAVADSMLFDPERPVGAADIVWRVLPSRIPRRHHWLALGIILAVVGGVWGLWNHTPLRDWATLDAVLDAFERLRESAFGPLWLILLYVAGGFVLFPVLLLIAATAIALGPWIGFPTALAGVLASAAALFWVGRLTGRRPIERYGGAVVRRASDALGERGVLAMAALRVVPVAPFTVVNLVAGASRIRFTDYLFGTILGMAPGILVFNLLGHQLERVLTEPTPTDMVLLGLAAVTALGLGWAGNRLVRALGARRPTTGPATGLATGLATGPTTGETARGEQQR, via the coding sequence GTGCCGGGCCGCACCTGCTGGCGGGTGGAGCGGGCGGAGCGGGTCGGGGTCATCGTCGATGCCGAGGACTACTTCGCGCTCGCCAAGGCGGCGATGCGGCAGGCGCGGCGCAGCATCTACCTGACCGCCTGGGACTTCGACGCCCGCATCCGGCTGACCCCGCAGATGCGCCACCCGCGCCGCCCCGACAAGCTGGGCAACCTGCTGAACTGGCTGGCCGCGACCCGCCCGGACCTGACCATCCATGTGCTGAAGTGGGACTTCGCGGAGCTGTTCGATCTGGCCCGCTGGTCGCAGCCGCTGTTCCTGCGCGGCTGGCTCAGCCATCCGCGGCTCCAGTACCGGCTGGACGGCGACCATCCCGCCGGGGCCTGCCACCATCAGAAGATGCTGGTGATCGACGACCGGCTGGCCTTCTGCGGCGGGCTGGACATCACCGCCAACCGTTGGGACACCCGCGCCCACCGCGCCGACGATCCGCTGCGCCGCCAGCCGGACGGCACCCCCTACGAGCCCTTCCACGACGTGATGATGGCGGTGGACGGCGACGCCGCCCGCGCGCTGGGCGACCTGTTCCGCGAGCGCTGGCGCCGCGCCACCGGCTGCGTGCTGTCGCCGCCCGCCATGGACGTGCTTGGCGGCGGTGGCGGCGTTGCCGACGGCAAGCGCCCCCGGCGGCTGCGGCTGAAGGCGCGCCGGGCCGGGCCGGACAGCCCCGACCCCTGGCCGCAACAGCTCGCCCCGCTGCTCAAGGGCATGCCGGTCGGCATCGCCCGCACCGAACCCGGCTACAACGGGCGCGACGAGGTGCGGGAGGTCGAGGCGCTCTACACCGCCGCCATCGCCTCGGCCAAGCGCTTCATCTACATGGAAAGCCAGTATTTCGCCTCGGTCGCCGTGGCCGAGGCGCTGAAGGCGCGGCTGGCCGAGCCCGACGGTCCGGAGGTGGTGGTCGTCAACTCCGCCCGCACGTCGAGCTGGCTGGAGAACACCGTGATGCTCGGCGCCCGCGCCCGGCTGGTGAAGGAGCTGCGGGAGGCCGACCGGAACGGGCGCTTCCGCTTCTACATCGCCAAGACGGAGAGCGCCAAGACCGGCAGCGTCGGCATCACCATCCACGCCAAGGTGATGGTGGTGGACGACCGGCTTCTGCGCATCGGCTCGGCCAACCTGAACAACCGGTCGATGGGGCTGGACACCGAATGCGACTTGGCGCTGGAGGCGCCGCACGGGCGTGTGGAGGGGAAGGCGGAGGGGCGCGAGGCCCGGCAGGCCATCGCCGGGGTGCGCGACGACCTGATCGCCGAGCATCTGGGGGTGGCGCCGGAAAGCGTGACGGCGGAGCTGCGCCGCTCCGGCTCGCTCATCCGAACGGTGGAGGCGCTGCGCCGGCCCGGCGGACGGACGCTGGAGCCGCTGGAGGACGCCGACCCCGGCCTGCTGGCCGCCGCCGTCGCCGACTCCATGCTCTTCGACCCGGAACGCCCGGTCGGCGCGGCGGACATCGTGTGGCGCGTCCTGCCGTCGCGCATTCCGCGGCGCCACCACTGGCTGGCGCTGGGCATCATCCTGGCGGTGGTCGGCGGGGTCTGGGGCTTGTGGAACCACACGCCGCTGCGCGACTGGGCGACCCTGGACGCCGTGCTGGACGCCTTCGAGCGCCTGCGCGAATCGGCCTTCGGGCCGCTGTGGCTGATCCTGCTCTATGTCGCCGGGGGCTTCGTGCTGTTTCCGGTGCTGCTGCTGATCGCGGCGACGGCCATCGCGCTGGGGCCGTGGATCGGCTTCCCGACCGCGCTGGCCGGGGTGCTCGCCTCCGCCGCGGCGCTGTTCTGGGTGGGGCGGCTCACCGGCCGGCGCCCCATCGAGCGCTACGGCGGCGCGGTGGTGCGGCGGGCCAGCGACGCGCTCGGCGAGCGCGGCGTGCTGGCCATGGCGGCGCTGCGGGTGGTGCCGGTCGCCCCCTTCACCGTGGTGAACCTCGTCGCCGGGGCTTCCCGCATCCGGTTCACCGACTATCTGTTCGGGACGATCCTGGGGATGGCGCCGGGAATCCTTGTCTTCAACCTGCTCGGGCACCAGCTTGAGCGTGTGTTGACGGAACCGACGCCCACCGACATGGTTCTTCTGGGTCTGGCGGCGGTGACGGCGCTGGGGCTCGGCTGGGCCGGCAACCGGCTGGTGCGGGCTCTGGGGGCGAGACGGCCGACCACCGGGCCGGCCACCGGGCTGGCCACCGGGCTGGCCACTGGGCCGACCACCGGAGAAACAGCGAGGGGAGAGCAACAGCGGTGA
- a CDS encoding ABC transporter permease subunit: protein MLSLVLRRVLAVGPALLGLALAAAVVAALAGPGWAEALGAALAALPATLALVLPALALGTGLGALLGVMGGTGGAALGGLGPAMPGFLLAAVAATLANAAFTLGLAALALPAAAQAATLAGRARAGAEDTVLLAARGRGMDGSALLWRLALPLGLSAAMGGLRSAVAGTVIAAVAVESLFGTGFSGAGRLFVEAARAGDAGMAVAALAGLCGLAMLLNALGGALHGGIDPRARMA, encoded by the coding sequence ATGCTGAGCCTCGTCCTGCGCCGGGTGCTGGCCGTTGGGCCGGCCCTGCTGGGCCTCGCGCTCGCCGCCGCCGTGGTGGCCGCGTTGGCGGGACCCGGCTGGGCGGAGGCATTGGGCGCCGCGCTGGCCGCCCTGCCGGCGACGCTGGCGCTGGTCCTGCCGGCGCTGGCCTTGGGGACCGGGCTCGGCGCCCTGCTCGGCGTCATGGGCGGGACGGGCGGCGCGGCCTTGGGCGGCCTCGGACCGGCCATGCCGGGCTTTCTGCTGGCCGCGGTCGCCGCCACGCTGGCGAACGCAGCTTTCACGCTCGGCCTCGCCGCCCTCGCCCTGCCCGCCGCCGCCCAGGCCGCGACGCTCGCCGGCCGGGCGCGGGCCGGGGCGGAGGACACGGTTCTGCTGGCGGCGCGCGGGCGGGGGATGGACGGCTCGGCCCTGCTCTGGCGGCTCGCCCTGCCGCTGGGGCTGTCGGCGGCGATGGGCGGCCTGCGCAGCGCCGTGGCCGGAACGGTGATCGCGGCCGTGGCGGTGGAAAGCCTGTTCGGGACCGGCTTTTCCGGCGCCGGGCGGCTGTTCGTCGAGGCGGCGCGCGCCGGGGACGCCGGCATGGCCGTCGCCGCGCTCGCCGGGCTGTGCGGCCTCGCCATGCTGCTGAATGCCCTGGGCGGCGCGCTGCACGGCGGCATCGACCCGCGCGCCCGGATGGCCTGA